The DNA window tgtgCTTTATATGCTTTCTCGCCGTTCTGTGGACCTGTCGAGTCGTTTAAGCTTCACCGTCTGTGTTCTTCTGGAACCATGGAAGAATTTTCTCAGCTAATAAAGTGTCTTTCCAGCAGTTGTGaactttctgtgtctgtgttaaatATGTGACAGAGAAAGTACTGAAAAAATTATTTGGTCGGTCACACTTTCCCTAAAATAAATGCTATATATCGATAGATGTTTACGTTTAGAGTTACTCAAAGACTAAACCACTTTCTTCAGATACAGTCGTTCCCAAAGACACTCCATGGAAATGCACTCTGGGATAAATGATTGATTATTATCATGATATAAGAAAATCCAAATTTCTTAAAGaaaattttttaaaattattttaacgACTTGACACAGAACATGGGAATAACAATCTGGATGCGTCTTTTTTGACCTTCAGCAGGCTTGTTCAGTGCAATCTGAAGTAAGACCTTGACTTTTTGGAATGTTCTTCGTTGACAGTACTTAATCCCATTTTAGTTAGTTTAGgaactgaaatgtattttttatcttacttctaaaatgttaaagaacaaAAAAGGTTGATTTTGTAAATTGTGAACTTGAGGTCCTTGTAATACTGGTTTGAATTCTATtaactacattttattttattgacatAAGTAATCTTAGAAAACCATGTTGACTCGAAACTTACATCAGCACTTTTAAGTAGTTCCAAATGAAACAGTGATTTAAAAGTTACACATCAACTTGTTGGTTGTTCATCTAACTACAGTATTTTGGCAAAGAATTGGTATATTGAAAATCtgagtaataaaaacataaaaatatgcaaacgaacataaaaaaaaatgccaGGATacacaaaatatgtaaaatttCAAAACAATTAGTCAGGAGCAGGCACCTTATAAGTTTGTAATCTCTCTTCTACAAGGTTTTCACGTGTTAGTCAGCAAATACGGAACTCCGAGATATGATGGATCCAGTCCTGAATGTACATTAGTAATTCAGTTCAGTGTTACacataaaaatcaaacaaaccagaTACAAACAAGAAATGAACAACATATTTTGCTGTTTGTTCTTGCCCTCACCAATGATCTCTCCTCTTTTTAATTGACATAGTAAAGCCAATAGACAATGTTGAAGAAGGAAAAGACAGTTGGAAAGATCATCCTCGACCATTTGTCGATAGAGTTTACGTCAGTCAAGTCTGGAATGTTAATCTTTAGCTGCGAAGCGCGCCTCCGTAGTCGGCTCTTCTTTTGAGTCATGTGGCGCTCCAGTGCATTACGGCCAAAGTTGTGCCTGGCCAGCCCTGCTTTGCGGTACTGTAAAGTTGAGCTGTCGTACGTCAGCATAGTATTCCGTGGATCATTGAGACCTAGAGCCAGCTCAGAAACGCCCATGTCGTTCTTGATGTCCAAGGTGCCCAAAAGGATGTTTTCATGTGGGTCCATCTgttcaagaaataaaaaaagtttgtcttctatataaatatttaaaaaacgtACACAATTATATAAACCACGTGGGAACATGGAGAATCATTATCTGTGAGGAGGTTTAGCATCTAGTGTTTTTATGTCTTTCAGTGTATTGTTTTAGTTTCACCTGCCGAGCAATATCAGATGAAGTAGAAAACTTTCGTTGGGagttgtataagaaaaaaaaacagaactccTTCACTAAGAAATGCAATTGCTTTTGTGTCTGGTAGAATTCAGATGAGGGAAGTgttcaaaacagaaatatgaaatatctaATAATTAGGTTTCTACAATACCTTATTCTTCTGATCCCCCAGTCCAATTGCTGCGTCATCCACAAAGATTGGTTCCCACATTGAGTCATGACCATCAAGTTCCCTTTGTTTCATTCTTGCGTACAGGGTATCGTCTCTGCCAACCACATTCCCCACCAGCCACTGCAAGCAAGCAGACTTTCAATGAACTACGCCATTTTTGCAACTGCACCTGAATAATACATCCTCTATCAATGTATTGGAATGTCTGTGCTTCACTTGATGTCACAGGCTATTAATGCAACCACTTGTTTTTTCCCAGTTTAGTCAGTGTTTTGTATTCAAGTGATATCAGCATGTCCATATGCACTCATGTTATGATGGGCATTTTGCATCTCTTCTAAGAAGCAATCAGTTCTTTCCAGCTGGGAGTAGAAAATGGAAAGCTTATTAGCCTGGCTTTACTTGGCACCGAGGGCAGGAAACATTAGGTCAACCCTCCATTTGGATTTGgtgacatttcttttctttgctaaAAACTATTCTGAGCTCCTTGCATGGCTTCgtgaataattaaattaaattgtccTGCTAACTATAAAAGCATGTGACACTGCGAATCTAGAAATTAACAGAAGATTTGACAATACTGGATCTCATCCAGCGCATGTCTTTGACTCTTCATCggttctttttttcaaaatgaaaacaaaatgcaggTCTACAAACTACAGAGACATGGTAAAATTCTGTTACCCTGTTTGGATCCATTCTCATCTTTTCATTGTTGGCTGTGGTCAACTTCTCAGCTGCCCTTTTCTGACGCTGAGGCCCCCGTCCAAAGAAGATGTAGTTTACCAGCGCATACTCCAGCAGAGCCAGGAACACAAAGACGAAGCAGCCCATGAGGTACATGTCTATGGCCTTGACGTAGGGGATTTTGGGCAGGGTCTCTCTCAGATGGGTGTTAATGGTAGTCATGGTGAGTACAGTTGTAATACCTGAGAGTGAAAGACCATAGTCATTACATTACTCACAAATTTGTATCACAGTAAATCTATAGCATTAATCATACGAAACCCGTACTGGACTCTTCTGACTGATTTTGTGACAGTTTTGATCCTGCAACATATCTTTGAGATCGGCTTGACTCTGTGCCTGATTAAACCTGTCAGGACCAATCAAACAGAGGGTCTAACCCCCATGGCTTCAGACCGTGCAGTGGTAGAAAAGCTAAAAGAGGTGCACCTAAAACGGTGAAgcaatttgaaattcaaatgtcaACCTTGCTCTTGTTCATTAGTGGAGAACTCCAAGAAAGAAAAGTTGTAGAGAAATTTCAAAAGCCTCACCAGGCAAGCTGTGGGGTTAGTTACTGTCAGACTGACTTGGCATATCAATGTGTTGAGATTGTGCTTATTAAGAGTGACACCCTAACTCTAACTAATATCGATTTAAATTCGTATTTTTGCTGTGTTAAGCAAAGCCCTGGCTCGTTGATGAAGTGTGTTTACAATAGTGTGTGTTTCTATTGTACAATCTATACGTCTGAATTATAAATCGCATTAGAAGGCAGATTTTAATACATAAATGTGATTTTCTGTACATGATTAAATAATAGGGTTATTTTTTCCGCTCTTATAGTGCTCCTGAAtccccacatgcacacacggcACAATTATTTAAGGCAATTTCAACTGAGAGTCTAAGTAAACAATTACTAAATTATTATACAGCTGTCTCAAAGCTGTCAGGTGACCACCGCTCAAAATAGGATTCAGGCAATTCTCCCAAGCTGTTGCTGCAAGAGCTTAGCAATAACAACAAAGGATTTCTGCAGCACCGTGTCCATGTGATTCAGCTATTACAGGTCCACTTTAATGCCTGAAACCAGGTCAGAGGAAAGTGGTTTCTGAATCTGGCGAAGATTGGGGGGTGACCGCATATTTGCCAACACGGCTGCCCGGCCTCCATTATGGAgcattaccttttttttttcattaaatccCATGCACGCCTTCCCCCTGGATCACTAAATGCAGCTCAGTCGTCAATCAGTGAAATTGCCTTGTCGACAAAAGCAAGGGATGGGTAGAAGGATGGACGGAGCTGGTTGGATGGAATTTGGTGAAGAGAAGACAGGGAGCTTCAGATAAACATGGAGTAAGTTAGGATACAAACCTCCAAGCATAGAGAGGGTTTACATAATTGAGGATGACGGGGGGAGAATTGTGACTTTCAGAAAAGCACAGAGGCTATCAACTCAGAGTGGAAACAAATGAGGTTGGTCATCCATCATAATATGTCAGCGGGAAATATATTAGTCCAAGAAGAAACTGTTCTTGTATTGGGATGGATATTTGAATGTGTTAACACCCAATGTGATAGTTTAGAAGTTAAATAGTTGTGAATTGGTGCAGTTCTTTTTTCAGGGACTGAATAAGGGTCATGTCTAGAATAAGAAAAAGTTTAGTCATGGCCTTCAGAGACCTGAAGGATGAATCTGTGGTGAAACAAAAGCTAAAAAGCTGTTTTCCAGAAATTCCTTCTTTCTGTTGCATATTTTCATCCAATGTTTCTTCAACACACGTCTTACCTcccaaataaatattaaaaggaaaaaaattagTGTAAGAAGAATCTATATATCCAATAGATTTCCCTGGTGTATTTCAGTGAGCAGGCCTCACCTAGAGCCACTCTGGCAGCAGAGGCATCATAGTTGATCCAGAAGGAGACCCAGGAGAGGATGGTGATAAGGATAGAGGGCATGTATGTCTGCAGGATGAAGTAGCCAATGTTTCTCTTCAGCTTGAAACTCAGGGACAGACGAGGGTAAgcacctgcagagagaggacagaggaggacacagaaatAGAAAGTGGAGGCGGTGTTagatgaaatattttcagtttttgccaCAGATGCCACGTCTCCAGGACTGAATGTTTTCTGATTATGTTGTCTGAGAGAGACGGTGTGTATTTTGGGAACATCAACTTATCCAAGCAAGCTAcaaaaaatgtgtcaaataaTTACTGATGGCTTCTGGCCACTGTGGTAAAAGTGGCATTAAATTCAGACCATTTTTTTTGATGATAGCCAGCAAGTGTTGTTGGAAGAAGAAGGGGTAGGAATTGTTTTTTAAGGGAAATATTGAAAAATCACCCTTGAAATCTTCTTAAGtcaggaaacattttgaaattgctgGTGTCATTTAATAAGAACCAGCCAATCCCTCACTTTACAGGCACGTTAGgtttgtaaatgacaaaaaacaattGGTTGGCTATTAACATTGTTGTTAGTTAGATTCATCAGTATTGACTAAAATGTagagttttatattttaaatgataataaaatacaataagagAGAAACTCTGGCCCACCTTGAGTATAATCCCTCATTCATGGGTTTTCTATTACAGAGGTTCTCAATAAAAACCCATATTTGTTGTCTCCACTGAACAGAAGCATCAGCACTTGCCAGAATTACCTTTTCTccactgtctgtgtttatgctCAATATTGGAAGAGGTTTGATGGTTTGTCTGTGGAGAGTTCTTTTTTTGTGCTTACCTCGGCTCTATTTGAAATAAGCCCACAACAGGGTTTTGGTGAAGGGAGAACTGTAtcagcacacacattcttctcCTTTGGGAATTCACTGTGTTTAGATTTTTGTTGCTCAACCAAATTACAACtggatgggggtgggggggtgcacCACAAGAAGAGCTAGAAGGCACATGCAGTGCAACTTACAGTCTGCAGTCCATTGAAAGGGTTGAGTCCTTTAAAGATCTCATATTTCTgcacttttatttacttttgacTATAAGAAGATATAGTTTTAGTAACAAAACTGTTGTTTCACATCTGCTATTGCATGTTTCACTCTGGAGAACATGACAGAACAGGATGTTTTCTGTCAACCACAAGTCTGAGTATATCTTCAGGTGAACCACAGGTAATTAGTTGCAGCCTGTTGTTATAGCTTGGAAGaagctgtaaatacaaatgttaaAGGTCAGTTTGTGCTTAAATGGTCAAATTTAGACTTAAAATCTCAGGCTGGACTTTATGTGGAGCTTAGCACTAGACCCTGGGGCCTGGATCATTTGGCAACATCAGCCACTCTCCTCGGCTACTAGATCCTCCGAGCAGACAGGTTCAATGCCGGTGTGAGTCGAGGGGAGCCAGGGGAGCATGTCTGGCAGGAGAATCTGAGATTATTTTGGACATAAGGGGGGTGAGTGATCGGACAAGTTGAAGACATATACGAAACATCCTTCACCTGGGCAGCAGCCACAGAGACAAATCCATCAAGCAGCTTATCCTTTCTGCAGAGCT is part of the Paralichthys olivaceus isolate ysfri-2021 chromosome 15, ASM2471397v2, whole genome shotgun sequence genome and encodes:
- the LOC109635647 gene encoding gamma-aminobutyric acid receptor subunit beta-2, which gives rise to MAVFRIRRMRCLRVWWIPLFVVVVCTQSATVNDSSNMSLVKETVDRLLKGYDIRLRPDFGGAPVGVGMNIDIASIDMVSEVNMDYTLTMYFQQAWRDKRLSYSEIPLNLTLDNRVADQLWVPDTYFLNDKKSFVHGVTVKNRMIRLHPDGTVLYGLRITTTAACMMDLRRYPLDEQNCTLEIESYGYTTDDIEFYWRGGDNAVTGVDKIELPQFSIVDHKLISKNVVFSTGAYPRLSLSFKLKRNIGYFILQTYMPSILITILSWVSFWINYDASAARVALGITTVLTMTTINTHLRETLPKIPYVKAIDMYLMGCFVFVFLALLEYALVNYIFFGRGPQRQKRAAEKLTTANNEKMRMDPNRWLVGNVVGRDDTLYARMKQRELDGHDSMWEPIFVDDAAIGLGDQKNKMDPHENILLGTLDIKNDMGVSELALGLNDPRNTMLTYDSSTLQYRKAGLARHNFGRNALERHMTQKKSRLRRRASQLKINIPDLTDVNSIDKWSRMIFPTVFSFFNIVYWLYYVN